In Gloeomargarita sp. SKYB120, the sequence TCCGCTGGTGGATGGGGCGCGACCGGGCGGCGCTGGACCTGAGTGAGAAAAAAGCGCAGAGCGATGGCCACGACTTCGGTTTCGCTCACGCGCCACTGTTGTTGAAGCGCCTGGAGCTGGGGGCGCAAGTCTTCGGGAATCGCGTAACGAACCGACTCTGCCGGTAAGGCCGGTTCTGCCGCCGTGGGCCGCCGTTGCAGGGGATTGTTGTCGGGTGTGAGACGAGGACGCGGTTTCACCGGGGAACCTGCTGCTGGATATACGTTACCAATTCTCGCAGAGGGGTGAGCAGGCGGGGGTCGTTGGTGTAACGGTGAATCGGCTCACCGGCTAGGTTGGACTCGGGAAACTTCACGGATTTGGGCAAGGGGGGAAACACATGAAAGTCGGGCTGGTTTTTTAGAGCGTTGAGCACATCCTGGGTCATGATGGTGTGCAGCTCAGCCATCGTGGGCAACACCCCCAGGATTTTGAGCTTGGGATTGAGGCGCTGCTGCACGTGTTGCACGGTTTCCAGCAGGGCGGTCAACCCCTTCAGGGCAAAAAACTGGCACTGCACGGGGATCAGCACGTAATCGGCGGCGGCCAGGGCGTTGATGGTGAGCAGGCCGCGACTGGGAGGACAGTCTATGAGAACGTAGCGAAATTGCCCGCGCAGGTCAGCTAGACGGTCGCGCAGGGTGTAAAAGGCACCGCTTTTTTGCAACAACTCCATTTCGGCGCGGGTGAGATGGGCATCGGCTGGGATGAGATAAATGCCGCTAGCGGTTTTTTGAATGACGTGGCTGGCTGGCACCTGACCGGTTAGCCAGTGATAGGCGCCTGGGGATTGCGCCGCTAGTTCCACCCCCAAACCCGTCGTCAGGTTGCCCTGAGGGTCGAGGTCAATCAGCAAACAGGGGTCCGATTCCGCCAGTAGCCCCCCAAGCGCTAAAGTAGAGGTGGTTTTGCCGACGCCTCCTTTGTGATTGGCAATGGCCAGGAACATGGCGGTCGTTGAGCAGTCATGATCTCAGTGTAGTGCGCCAAGGGGCGATGCGTTTGCCGACCAAGACCGTTACAGTGGGAAATACGAGGGTTTCAGCAGGGAGAGCGATGACTGAACCCAACCGCGCGCGGGTGCTGCTGGTCTGTGGGGATGCGGAAGTCCGTCAACGTCTCAGCGCTGAGCTGTTCGAGGCGGGCTACCCCTGTCAAGCCCTGGCTGAGCCGGCGGCGGTGCCAGCCTATTTGACCCAGCAACCGGCCTGTTTACTCATCGTGGAAGCCAGTCCGGCGGGGCTTGCCCTGTGCCGCCAGGTGAGCCAGAGCCACCCCCAGTTGCCCATCCTGCTCTTGACGGCAGGAGATAGCTTGGAGGAACGGATTGCCTGTTTGGAGTCGGGGGCGTGGGACTACCTGAGCGCGCCCTATCCCCGCAAGGAGCTGCTGCGCTGGTTGA encodes:
- a CDS encoding AAA family ATPase, with product MFLAIANHKGGVGKTTSTLALGGLLAESDPCLLIDLDPQGNLTTGLGVELAAQSPGAYHWLTGQVPASHVIQKTASGIYLIPADAHLTRAEMELLQKSGAFYTLRDRLADLRGQFRYVLIDCPPSRGLLTINALAAADYVLIPVQCQFFALKGLTALLETVQHVQQRLNPKLKILGVLPTMAELHTIMTQDVLNALKNQPDFHVFPPLPKSVKFPESNLAGEPIHRYTNDPRLLTPLRELVTYIQQQVPR
- a CDS encoding response regulator transcription factor, with product MTEPNRARVLLVCGDAEVRQRLSAELFEAGYPCQALAEPAAVPAYLTQQPACLLIVEASPAGLALCRQVSQSHPQLPILLLTAGDSLEERIACLESGAWDYLSAPYPRKELLRWLNLYVQPQTGPTEVLTFADLTLDLNTRVALRKQRQIQLTMKEFDLLKFLMQNPGRVLTREEIMEQVWGYQSVHESNVIEVYVRYLRLKLDQPGEKHLIQTVRGVGYVLREP